ACAGCGGACCGACACCCCACGGAGAGCCCGAACTCCACGGAGGGCCGGTGTCCGGCGGACCCGCCGTGGACAGCAGGTCCGCAGGCACCACCGCCACGAACACCGTCGCCACCACCGGCACGAGCGCCACAGCCGAGGCCGACCACGCTCGGCAGGCCCAGCTGGAGCGACCGAACGCCCGGTCGGGCCGACGCTCGCCGTCTGGTCCGACCGCAACCAGCATCCACCCGCCACACGGAGTCAGGAGATCGTCGTGACCGACGTCGAGGAGCTGCTCGCTCAGCTCATCCGCATTCCCAGCGTCAATCCGAGGGGACGCGCCGAGCCCGCCGAGACGCCGTTGGCCGAGTTCATCGCCGACTGGGCTCGCGCGCACGGACTGACGGCGACCCTGCACGAGGTGCTCGACGGCCGGAAGAACGTCCTGGTCACACTGCCCGGTGAGAGCGCGGAGACCATCCTGCTGGAGACGCACCTGGACACCGTCGAAACGGAGGGCATGACGGTCGAGCCGTTCGAACCGACCGTCGTCGACGGTCTGCTCTACGGCCGAGGCTCCTGCGACGCCAAGGGACCGCTCGCGGTGTTCCTGACCGCGATGGCCGATCTGGCCGCCAGCGGCGAGCCCCGCCCGCACACCATCACGCTGGCGGGCGTCGTCGACGAGGAGCACGTCTACCGGGGTGTCCTCGGGCTGCGCGAGGCGGGCGTGACCACGACGGGACCGGTGATCGGCGCGGTGATCGGCGAGCCGACCTCGCTGCGGATGGTCACCGCGCACAAGGGCTGCATGCGCTGCCGAATCACCGCTCGCGGCCCCGGCGGTCACAGCTCCGAGCCGTGGGGCCGCACCAACGCGATCGCCACCGCCGCCCGGATCGTCGACTACCTGACCGACGAGTACGCCCCGTCGCTGGACGCCCAGGCCCGTCCGCTCGTCGGGCCCCCGTCCCTGGCCGTGACGATGCTCAGCGGCGGGACCGGCCCCAACGTGCTTCCCGAGAGCGCGACGCTGACGATCGACCGACGCACCGTGGCGGGCGAGGACCCGCATGCGGTCTGGCGGGACCTGCGGGAGAAGCTGCTGGCCCGCTGGCCTGCGGGCGTCGAGATCGCCGAGCCGCACATCGTCGACTACGCGTTGGAGACCAGCGCGGACGCCCCCTTCGTTCAAGCGGTCGCCCGCGTACTGGCGGCGGCGGGCCAGAACCCGGAGCCCAAGGGCGTCGGGCACGGCACCGACGCCTCCAAGATCGCGTGGGACGACATCCCGTGCGTCGTCTTCGGTCCCGGAGCCATCGCGCAGGCCCACACCCCGGCGGAATTCGTGCCACTGT
The Actinoalloteichus fjordicus DNA segment above includes these coding regions:
- a CDS encoding M20 family metallopeptidase codes for the protein MTDVEELLAQLIRIPSVNPRGRAEPAETPLAEFIADWARAHGLTATLHEVLDGRKNVLVTLPGESAETILLETHLDTVETEGMTVEPFEPTVVDGLLYGRGSCDAKGPLAVFLTAMADLAASGEPRPHTITLAGVVDEEHVYRGVLGLREAGVTTTGPVIGAVIGEPTSLRMVTAHKGCMRCRITARGPGGHSSEPWGRTNAIATAARIVDYLTDEYAPSLDAQARPLVGPPSLAVTMLSGGTGPNVLPESATLTIDRRTVAGEDPHAVWRDLREKLLARWPAGVEIAEPHIVDYALETSADAPFVQAVARVLAAAGQNPEPKGVGHGTDASKIAWDDIPCVVFGPGAIAQAHTPAEFVPLSELNAARGVIDALLRQSIA